A window of Oncorhynchus keta strain PuntledgeMale-10-30-2019 chromosome 27, Oket_V2, whole genome shotgun sequence contains these coding sequences:
- the LOC118360162 gene encoding protein kish-B-like: MANVYSFDGLLVFGLLFICTCAYLKKVPRVKGWLLAEKRGVWGVFFKASVIGTRLHLTVALSCVTMAFYVLFLK, encoded by the exons ATGGCAAACG TGTATTCATTCGATGGTTTACTGGTGTTCGGCTTGCTGTTCATCTGCACGTGTGCTTACCTGAAGAAAGTGCCTCGAGTGAAGGGCTGGCTGCtggcagagaagagaggggtctGGGGGGTGTTCTTCAAAG CATCTGTGATTGGGACCAGACTTCACCTGACAGTGGCTCTATCCTGTGTGACCATGGCGTTCTATGTTCTCTTTCTAAAATGA